In Streptomyces sp. NBC_00341, the DNA window TCAAGAGTCTGTACACCGAGCGCGAGCCCTGCCAGAAGGCCCCCTCCTTCTGCGATCGCTGGACCGCCAAGTACTTCGGCAAAGACCTGCCCGTCAGCCACTCCCAGTCGTATGATCAATCTTTACCGCGGCAACCCGGCGAGACAGACTGGAAGTACGGCAGAAGAGTTGACGCAGAGCATATTCAATACCGCAAAGACCTCAAAGACTGGTACAAGACTCACACACCACTCACGCCATACCAGAGCTAAGCGGAACACGGCAGGACAGTTGAGATGATCTTCGAACTTTCTCGCGATGAGCTTATTCGTACCTTTGGCGAGGAGCGAGTCCATCAAGCACCTTCGAATACGGCACGGGCGGCCGGCTTCAGCGGTGATGCCCTAGAATTCCTCACGACCATCGGACTACCGGACAGCGAATTCATCTCTTTTCCCCGGCTTGACGCAGAGGGCTTCGGATTCCACCCCGTCCCGGTCGACGAACTCGGCAGTACGTGGAACCTACCCGCCGCCGCTGCCAACTGGGTCTTCCTCGGGAACTTCGAGATCAGTGCCGTCGTAGCCGACACGCGAACAGGTGAGCTACACCAACTGGCCGAAGGCATCATGCGCCCAATCCCGCTTCACCGCGACCTCTCCTCGCTGGCCCACACCATTACAGGGCTGACAAGAATCGTCGGAAGCCTCCCAGAGGACTACGAGGAGGACGAAGAGCTCATCGAAGCCTTGACGGAGTCCCTGGACACCTTCAGAAACGAGATCAAGAACAAGGATCCACGCCCCTTCGGTGACGAGCACTCCGAGTGGGTTGAAATCATCACCAGCATCGGAGCCGGCATCTGGGGGCCGGGACAATAGAGAATCTCACGGCATTGAGCACAGAATCCTCCTCCCCGGCCCATGCGCCATGCTCCCACTCCCATCTCGTCCAGGACACAGCGGACGCCGTGCGGCCGACGCCCACGCCCTCCGAAGAGCCACAGGGGCCAGCACGGAACGGGGCAACCGCCGAGCGGTCAGGCAGCGCCGAACTCTCCGGCCTCGACGCCCGCCACGAACGAGGTGAACGAACCGGCGGCGACGTTCAGTACAGGGCCGGCCGGGCTCTTGGAGTCACGGACGGGGACCACTCCGCGCGAGGCAATCAGGTTGGTGGCGACCTCGACGCACTGGCCACCGTTCTCGCTGTACGAGGACTAGAACCAGCAGGGGGATTCGATCGTCACGGAGTGCCCTCTCGTAACTGGTCAATCGTGCCCACGGACGCCGCCCGGGGCCGCGCCTCGGCCGGTAGTCGATGGTAGTCCGGCATCGTGACAGCGTCACCGGGACGGCGTTCATGTCAGCGACACCTATGACGGGCGCCCGCCGAAATGCCAGCTGTGCACCTCGATGGCCGCGTACCGGTCCGGGGTCAGGATGGCGCGCGCCGCGTCCGGGTCCGGCGCCCGGACAAGCGCTGCCGTGCCCAGCCAGACGGCCCCGTCGTCGGACAGCAGCGGGCCGTAGGCGATCAGCTCGTCCCGGTCGGGCGGCAGCGCGAGGTCTGCGGCCTGCCCCGTACCGAGGCCGAGGCCGAGGACCAGATACCGATCGTCGCCGGTCCGGCCGCCGGGGAAGTCCCACATGGTGCGTCCGAGCGCGTTGCGCCACCGCCGCAACAGCACGTCCCGGTAGGCGCCCGCCTGGTAGTTCGGCTCATCGAAGGCGAACGCGCGGGCAGCGGCGGGATCGGGCAGATCGAGGATGTGCACGCTTCCGGTGAGGGTTTCACCATCGTCGGAGAAGGTGGGACCCCGGGCGATCATCTCTTTCGCATACTGGTCCATGTAGGACCAATGCTCTTCCGACAGCTCTTCGCGCAGCGCCAGGGAGCCGGGCCGGTCGCGGTGGTAGCAGAGAAATTCCATACCTGAGGATCTCTTCAACGACGCGGTCAGGTCGAGCGGGTTTACCCGCCGAGGAGGAACCCGCCGTTACCGCCCCACCCGGCTCAGTTCCCCCTCGGCACCTCGATGTCGCAGACCAGACCAGACTCCGGGAGGTCAGACGGCGCCGAACTCGCCGGCCGTGACGCCTGCGACGAAGGAGGCGAACGAACCGGCGGCGACGTTCAGGACCGGACCGGCCGGGCTCTTGGAGTCACGGACGGGGACCACGCCGCGCGAGGCAACGAGGTTGGTGGCGACCTCGACGCACTGGCCGCCGTTGCCACTGTACGAGGACTTGAACCAACGGGGGGATTCGGTCGTCACAGGGTGCCCTTTCGTAACTGCTCGATCATGTCCACGGATGCTGCCTGGGATGGCGCTTCGGCCTGCAGTTGATGGTAGGCCGTCAGCATGGGCAGCACTAAGCCGGTTTCCCGTTCGAGGTGCCCGCGCTGAGCGGACTCGGCGTAGGACATGAGAGAGCGGTCCGGCATCGTGAGCACGGTGATGGGCAGGCTGAACGGCCGCCGTGCCCCCATGGAGAACGGCGCTACTTGCAGCACTGTGTTCGGCCGCTCGGCAAACCTCAACAGGTGTTCGAGCTGGGCATCCATGATCGCGGGATCACCCATCGGTCGACGAATACACCCCTCGTCGAGCACAACAAAGATCAAGGGTGAGGGGATACGGGCAAGCGCGGCCTGCCTCCGCAGCACCAACTCCACTCTTTCGTCAGCCTGTTCAGGAGTGATCGCCTCGCGCCTCACCGCATCGGCTTCCAGCGCTGCCGCGTACTCCCGCGTCTGGAGCAGACCAGGCACGACGCCCACTTCGTACAGCCGGATCTCCGCCGCTCGCGCCTCATGCGCGACATAGTCCGGAAACCCTTCAAGCAATGCCGTATACCTCGCCGCCCGACTCAAGCGTTCGAATCGCTCCCCAGTACCAAACACCCTGTCAGCATTCCTCGCAAACTGGGGAGTTGGAGGACGACGGCCAGTTTCAACGGCCGAAATGTGCGTGCCCGAGCACCCCATGCGCTCCGCCAGCTCGTCCTGCGTCCAGCCTCGCTCATCCCGCAGCCTGCGGAGAAGCTGACCGAAGCGCGCACTGGGCGACTTCTCCGGGTCCAACTCTTTGCGGTTCACCATCCGAAAATTCAACTCCCCACTCATTTGCTGCAAGTTGAATGCGCTCCGACCCTACGCCACGCTGAACGCCCTTGGTAGTGGAATGACTACAGAGAGGTGCGGCGATGCCTGAGCAGAAGCGCGTCCAACTCCCGCCCGCCGGGGCACTCCTGGTGGACCGGGGCCGTAACGACCGCGTCGGGGAGTTCCGAGGGGTCTCCGGCCCCTACTGGTCGCTGCGGCCGATCGGCGGGGGTCCCGAGTGGGAAGCCCTCCCCGAGTACGTCCGGCCCGCCACCCGCGACGAGCGGCTCCGCGCCCGTACCGCGTACGAGAACGCCAGGAGCCGGGGGGAAGTGGCATGAACTCCAGCAGTGACGCCGAGTGCCGTGAGTGCCAGGAGCTCGATGCGGCCGAGGCCGAGGCCCGGCGCGTGAGGGACGAGAGCCGGGCGACCGACTGCCGAGTGCTGCGCAAACGGCATCTCGCGGCCGAGCACGGGGAGCGGCCGTGAAGCCGCAGCCGGGCCGGGAGCGTGCCGCGTGACCGGTGCGGGATACGAGGTGGAAGTCACCGCGACGACCGGGCAGCGTGCCGTGTCGCTCGGCGGGGCCGTGGTGAGGAATCGCCGGCTCGCCCTGCGGTGGCTGCGGCGGCAGGCGCTCCGTCTCGGGGACGGGTGTGACGCCGTGTGGGGCTCCGCGTGGGCCGGCGGCGGAAGGGACGTACGGACCGCCATCCTCCAGAGCTCCGGTGTGCGCGACGCGCTCCGGGCCTGGGGCGACGACTTCGGCCAGCAGGATCACGCCATGGCTCGGCTGGAGTCCGGGTGCCCCGACGTGTTCACCGTGGTGGACCCTGTCCTCGGCCTGCTGGTGACGTTCGCCGGGCGGCGCGTGCGGCCGGGGCGCGACGATGAAGGCAGACGAGACGGCCGTGCTCGCCGGGCGGACCGGCGGGCACGGCCGTGCGGAGGACGGACCGTGGGGTTCGCCGCTCCGGGTCAGCCGTTGACGGTGAACCAGGTGGCGCGGGACTTCTTCCACTCGTCGTGGTCGAGGTCCTTGGCCTCCGTGCCGTCGCCGTACAGGTCGGCCGAGCCCGCGTCCGTGATCAGCTGGGCGCGTGCGCCGGGCGTGTTCAGGTCGGGGACGGCGACGACGGCCTCCCAGCCGCCCGGGTCGGCGGTCGGCAGGTCGAGGCGCTTGACCGGTGCGTGGCCCGCGATGCCGTCCCAGGAGTAGAGGGCGTACGGGTCGGAGTTGTCGTCCGCCGCCCAGGAACCGGCCACGATCAGGTACTGGTCGGCGGAGTTCTTGCGGATGTCGCGGATGCTGAGCCCGCCGAGATCCAGCTCGATCGGGGTACCGATCGTCGCCTTCGCTCCTGAGCCGGCCACCTTGTCGAAGTTGGTGACGGGCACGATCAGCGCCTTGCCGCCGCCCTTCGGCGGGACGAGCGGGGCGCGGAATCCGATGTAGGCGGTGGTCGTGGAGCCGGGGGCGAACTCCAGGCCCTCGACGTTGAACCCGTCGATCTGCTTGGGGACTTCGCCGTCCTCCGTACCCGCCGCGAAGCCGTAGCGGTTGCCGTTCGACTTGTCCCAGGCGACCAGGTCGTCGCGGAGCTTCTTGTACTTTCCGCCGACCGTCAGCTGGGTGGCGGCGCCGGAGCCGCTCACCGTGGTGGTGAAGACGGTGTTGCGGTCGGACTTGTACTCGCCGTCCTTGTTGTTGCCCAGCGAACCGGTCCAGTAGATCGTGTTCCCGACCCGGGCCGCGCCCTCGATGTCGACCTCCTTGGAGACGCCCAGCTTCGAGGCGACGTCCCAGGTGCGAACGGGCGCTCCGGATGCCGAACTGTCGTAGAGCCGAAGGGTGTTGGTCTCGTCGTCGGCCACCACCAGGTACCCACCGCCCACGTCGACGGCGGCCGAGGCGTCCGAGGAGCCGGTGAGGTAGCGGGTGTCGGCCGCGTTCTGGACGGCGGCGGACGCCGCGTAGTGCAGGGACTTGGTGGCGGTCTTGCCGCCGAGGCCGGTGACCTTGATCGTGAGGTCGGTGTAGCCGCGGGCGTGGGCGGCGACCCGGAGCTGCCGGGTGGCGCCCGTGCCGGTCACCGTCACATCGCCGGTAGCGGCGACGGACGACTTGGAGCTGGCGGACGCCGCCACACCGAGGGCGGACACATCGGCTCCGCTCTGCCCGACGGTGACCGTGACCACGGGGTCGGCGGTCGCGCCGACGGCCCCGGAGAGGTAGCCGGACGACAGCGTGATCGTCGGCGTCCCGTAGCTCGCGGCGTGCGCGGGTGCGCCGAGCCCCAGGGCGGCCAGCGCCAGCGCACCTCCCGCGGCGGCGACGGTCCGGCGGTGAGGGAGGACAAGCTGATGCAGCACGGTGTGCCTCTCGTCGGCGTGGTGTCGAGAAGTAGGTTCCGATCCCCCCGCCAACGCACGGTACACACCAGGGGTACAACGAGCGAACAACGCCGAACGGCCCCTGGCTCGTAGTGGCGCGTGTCGTGGCGCTGCGCGTCGTGGTCGTGGTCGTGCTGCGCCATGTCGCGCTCCTTCCAGGGGAGTTGGCGAGCGCAGATGAGCCCGTTCAAAGCGGACACGTGTTTGATTGCGCTCGCCGATCCGGGAATGATGACGCTCGTTGGGCCCTCGGGCAGCCCGAACGCGGGGACGGTCCCAAGGGGTAAGGGGATACGGGGACACGGGGAGGACGCAGTGACGACACGGGCGGAGTGGGAGCAGCTCAAGGCCGGCGGGACAACACCGCCGACGCACATGCAGTTGAACCATCTTCAGGACGGCGTCGGGGGCGGTACGCCCGGAGCCAATACGTCGGCGGACCTGAAGTCGGACAAGCGGGCATGGGCCCAGGCGGGCGACGGCACCAAGGGCCTCGCTGCGCCGATCGGGTCCGCGCTGACGAAACTTCAGGATGGGCAGGCGGGGCTGGGCGACGCGACCGGCTGCCTGAGTGCGGCGGCACAGAGGGAGCTGTACACGTCCTGGCACAAGTACGTAGCGGATGTGCGGAAGCGCTGCACGTCGCTGGGTGAGCTTCTCGCGTCTTCAGGCCGTGACCTGTCGAAGACCGACGAGTCGCTGAAGACCGAACTCGACGCGCTCAAGAGCAAGTACACGGACACCGCGGCCGTCGGCGGTCAGCCGAAGGGCAGGTGATCCGGGCGCATGGACTTTGCGACGCTGAAGGCGCTCAAGCCGTCGGAGTTCGAGGATGCCGCGGACGCGTACCGGGCGACGGACGAGATGGCCAACGCGGCCAAGGACACCGTCGACAACCAGATCTCCGCGGGGATACGTAACCAACTCGCGGGCGCGACGGCGAAGGCAGCCCTGCAAGAACTGGCCGGGCTGTCGAAGAACTTCCAGTACGTACAGACCGAGTGCGGGTTGGTGAGCACCGCGCTGAACGGCTTCGCGTTCGACATGGCTTCGGCCAAGCGGAAGCTGGAAGCGGCGATCGAGGACGCACAGGCTGACCACTGCACGGTGCACGCGGACGGTTCGGTCGGCTTTCCGGCAGGCAGGAAGCCGGGCGAGGAGAAGGACGCCGCGGGCGGCACCGTGACCGGTAGCGCGGGAGGCAATCCGACATCCGACGCCCTGGACCGCCAGGCAGCGAGCATTCACCCGAACCCGCACTACGGTGCGGCCATTGGCTATGCCGACCGGATAGCGGATGCCTTACAGGAGGCCACTGACGCGGACGCGAAGTGGGCACCGAAGCTCCGCTCCCTCCAGGCCGACGACGACCTGGTGGTCTCGAACCGGGACTGGACGGACGTGACGTCCGACCGGGGTGGGGTGCTCAAGGCCGCCGATCCTTACCTGGACAGCATCAAGGGCCCGCCGAAGGAGGCCACCCCCGAGGAGAACGCGGAGTGGTGGAAGAACCTCACCCCGGAGCAGCAGGCCGACTATCTGGCCGTCCATCCGAATGCCATCGGGTCGATGAACGGCCTCCCGTCCGACATTCGCGACGACGCGAACAGAATGGTTCTGGACGAGACGACGGCGAAATACCAGCTGGATCTGAACGCCATTCCGAAGGAGCCGGCCAAGTACACCCCCAATACCAGCGGAGGCTACCCCGCTGTCCTCATCAGCCCGGAATGGCAGCGCTGGCACGACAAGTACGGAGCCAAGAAGGCCAGGATGGAGGGCGTGCTGAAGGGATCGAAGGCCATCCAGGACCGCTTCGACCGCACAGGCGAAGGCGGGCTTCCCGAGGCATACCTGCTCGGCTTCGACCCCACCGGCCTCGGGGACGGAAAAGTCATCCTCGCCAACGGGAATCCGGACACAGCCGACCACGTGGGCGTCTGGGTCCCCGGTACGAAAGCGAGCCTGGAATCCGTCGAAGGGGACCTCGGTCGTGTCGAACGGCTCTGGGCCCAGAGTCACCGCCTCAATCCTGACCAGAACGTCTCCACCGTCTTGTGGCTCGACTACAACGTGCCGGACAACGTCTTTCCGCAGGCGACACGCGGGGAGTACGCGGCAGAGGGCGGCCCACGACTCCACGACTTCTTGCAGGGGAACGGCGTCGCGCAACAGGCTGACGACGGCAGTCGCGCGCACACCACTGTCGTCGGGCACAGCTACGGCAGCACGGTGGTCGGCGTCTCGGCGCAGTCGGGAAGCTGGGACGACCCCCAGGCCGCCGACGACTACGTCTTCGCGGGCAGTCCCGGTGTCCAGGCGGATCGCGCGGCGGACCTGGGTGCCGGAGCCGACCACGTGTGGGCCATGGGCGCCCCCTGGGACGATCAGATAGTCCGGCAGGGCGGCCGATTCATGGGACTCGGTGACAACGGGATCATTCCCACCGACGAATCCTTCGGCGGGAAGATCATGACAAGCGACGCCGGCGGGCACACCGGATTCTACGACGACAACTCCCTCAGCCTGCGTAATCAGGCAGCCGTCATCGCCGGTAAATATGACAAGGTGATACTTGAATAGGCGAATTTCGAAACTTGGATTCATTGTCACCATATGCGCCCTGGCGATGGCGTGTTCGAACGGAAAGGAGGCGGCGGTGAAGACGCGGGACAGCGATATCGTGAAGGCGGACACCGAGAGAACATCCAGCCGGATTCTTGAGATGCTCGACGTCAAGGGGAAGGTCACGGAGACGGGTGCGATGACGTCACCTTGCTCGGACTACGACTCCGCGGAAGAGGTCTACCGCGAAAGTCACCCCTGGAGCATTTACAAGGCCTCCTTTGCCGATATGCAAAAGGGCGTGGAACGTCTGCGGGCTGAGCTCCCGAAAGACGGCTGGAAGATCGTGAAGGACGGCAGGGACGGATCTCAGCTCAACAGTCCGCAGATCATCGCGGAGTCCAAGGGTCGGGAATTCGCAGTCGACGTACGACTGCACAAAGCGAGCAAAGTCGGCAACTCCCCGCCCCTGTTGGAGGTCACCGTCGAATCAGCTTGCTATCGGCCAAAATAGGTGACCGCCCAGGGCAGGCGAGGTGCGAAAGGCCCTGCTGGGCCGATCGGCTCCGCGCCATGGACAGCAAAGCCCCCTCGGCCTGCGCAGCCAGGCTGCCGTCATCGCTGGCGCATACGACAAGGTGAAACTTGAATAGGCGATTTGCCACACTGGGTTTCAGTATCG includes these proteins:
- a CDS encoding YciI family protein — encoded protein: MEFLCYHRDRPGSLALREELSEEHWSYMDQYAKEMIARGPTFSDDGETLTGSVHILDLPDPAAARAFAFDEPNYQAGAYRDVLLRRWRNALGRTMWDFPGGRTGDDRYLVLGLGLGTGQAADLALPPDRDELIAYGPLLSDDGAVWLGTAALVRAPDPDAARAILTPDRYAAIEVHSWHFGGRPS
- a CDS encoding alpha/beta hydrolase, which encodes MDFATLKALKPSEFEDAADAYRATDEMANAAKDTVDNQISAGIRNQLAGATAKAALQELAGLSKNFQYVQTECGLVSTALNGFAFDMASAKRKLEAAIEDAQADHCTVHADGSVGFPAGRKPGEEKDAAGGTVTGSAGGNPTSDALDRQAASIHPNPHYGAAIGYADRIADALQEATDADAKWAPKLRSLQADDDLVVSNRDWTDVTSDRGGVLKAADPYLDSIKGPPKEATPEENAEWWKNLTPEQQADYLAVHPNAIGSMNGLPSDIRDDANRMVLDETTAKYQLDLNAIPKEPAKYTPNTSGGYPAVLISPEWQRWHDKYGAKKARMEGVLKGSKAIQDRFDRTGEGGLPEAYLLGFDPTGLGDGKVILANGNPDTADHVGVWVPGTKASLESVEGDLGRVERLWAQSHRLNPDQNVSTVLWLDYNVPDNVFPQATRGEYAAEGGPRLHDFLQGNGVAQQADDGSRAHTTVVGHSYGSTVVGVSAQSGSWDDPQAADDYVFAGSPGVQADRAADLGAGADHVWAMGAPWDDQIVRQGGRFMGLGDNGIIPTDESFGGKIMTSDAGGHTGFYDDNSLSLRNQAAVIAGKYDKVILE
- a CDS encoding DUF397 domain-containing protein encodes the protein MTTESPRWFKSSYSGNGGQCVEVATNLVASRGVVPVRDSKSPAGPVLNVAAGSFASFVAGVTAGEFGAV
- a CDS encoding SUKH-4 family immunity protein, which codes for MIFELSRDELIRTFGEERVHQAPSNTARAAGFSGDALEFLTTIGLPDSEFISFPRLDAEGFGFHPVPVDELGSTWNLPAAAANWVFLGNFEISAVVADTRTGELHQLAEGIMRPIPLHRDLSSLAHTITGLTRIVGSLPEDYEEDEELIEALTESLDTFRNEIKNKDPRPFGDEHSEWVEIITSIGAGIWGPGQ
- a CDS encoding Scr1 family TA system antitoxin-like transcriptional regulator; protein product: MVNRKELDPEKSPSARFGQLLRRLRDERGWTQDELAERMGCSGTHISAVETGRRPPTPQFARNADRVFGTGERFERLSRAARYTALLEGFPDYVAHEARAAEIRLYEVGVVPGLLQTREYAAALEADAVRREAITPEQADERVELVLRRQAALARIPSPLIFVVLDEGCIRRPMGDPAIMDAQLEHLLRFAERPNTVLQVAPFSMGARRPFSLPITVLTMPDRSLMSYAESAQRGHLERETGLVLPMLTAYHQLQAEAPSQAASVDMIEQLRKGTL
- a CDS encoding DUF3616 domain-containing protein, producing MLHQLVLPHRRTVAAAGGALALAALGLGAPAHAASYGTPTITLSSGYLSGAVGATADPVVTVTVGQSGADVSALGVAASASSKSSVAATGDVTVTGTGATRQLRVAAHARGYTDLTIKVTGLGGKTATKSLHYAASAAVQNAADTRYLTGSSDASAAVDVGGGYLVVADDETNTLRLYDSSASGAPVRTWDVASKLGVSKEVDIEGAARVGNTIYWTGSLGNNKDGEYKSDRNTVFTTTVSGSGAATQLTVGGKYKKLRDDLVAWDKSNGNRYGFAAGTEDGEVPKQIDGFNVEGLEFAPGSTTTAYIGFRAPLVPPKGGGKALIVPVTNFDKVAGSGAKATIGTPIELDLGGLSIRDIRKNSADQYLIVAGSWAADDNSDPYALYSWDGIAGHAPVKRLDLPTADPGGWEAVVAVPDLNTPGARAQLITDAGSADLYGDGTEAKDLDHDEWKKSRATWFTVNG